A region from the Mycoplasmopsis bovigenitalium genome encodes:
- a CDS encoding LlaJI family restriction endonuclease translates to MKMTTQIIRGGGAFSMISEFIREQIRYTQKELCSILKCNEDEVVILIRKLKEYGVLKAVKASDKQKNMDELLYEDIEISDVEVGKNEYFYVFTFVGVIVVAGRVLKCYPKYLLSTKNPTNELKQIIKVLEKYNSSEQTIRMFNDSSESSSFNLLAVILFLLNDYYENGIYKSTEDIVEFNGTGEILWDKTINESFAVLSNEKPYYIELHTRKRVTNEFDYFTRLHQWILTKISEELKKANLLDLFEITEVDFSDEKLDDFGDEDYILYRIEKELNVQFNTRKQLVLMTIYSYINEKGSLYNLDCLSLFGTNSFNLVWEKICAHIMNNQLENSLGALNLPVLLKDGYDKKKKLIDLIEKPLWTITGKEAKNTLIPDLVSIFQNDGNYEFIIFDAKYYNAHLEDGITPSGQPGIESITKQYLYQLAYQKFINDHEFSAVKNCFLLPSENDYIENKGEVKLEMLENLGLQNVQVRFIPAIMAYDLYLTERKMDFNLLNL, encoded by the coding sequence ATGAAAATGACAACTCAAATAATTAGGGGGGGGGGGGCTTTTTCTATGATCTCCGAATTCATAAGAGAACAAATACGTTATACTCAAAAGGAACTTTGTAGTATCTTGAAATGTAATGAAGATGAAGTCGTAATATTAATTAGAAAGTTAAAAGAATATGGTGTATTAAAAGCTGTAAAAGCTTCTGATAAACAAAAGAACATGGATGAACTACTATATGAAGATATTGAGATATCCGATGTTGAAGTGGGCAAGAATGAATATTTTTATGTATTTACTTTTGTTGGAGTTATTGTTGTAGCAGGTAGGGTGCTTAAGTGTTATCCGAAGTATTTGTTAAGCACTAAGAATCCTACTAACGAGCTAAAACAAATAATAAAGGTTCTTGAAAAATACAATTCTTCAGAACAAACTATAAGAATGTTTAATGATAGTAGTGAAAGTAGTTCGTTTAATCTTTTAGCAGTAATCTTGTTTTTATTAAATGATTATTATGAAAATGGAATTTATAAAAGCACAGAAGATATTGTTGAATTCAATGGAACAGGAGAAATTCTATGGGATAAAACTATAAATGAATCATTTGCAGTTTTATCAAATGAAAAACCATATTATATAGAATTACACACTCGCAAAAGAGTTACTAATGAATTTGATTATTTTACTCGGCTTCATCAATGAATACTAACAAAGATTTCTGAAGAATTAAAGAAAGCTAATCTTCTTGATTTATTTGAAATCACAGAAGTAGATTTTTCTGATGAGAAATTAGATGATTTTGGTGATGAAGATTATATTTTATATAGAATTGAAAAAGAACTAAATGTACAGTTTAACACGAGAAAACAATTAGTTTTAATGACCATATATTCTTATATAAACGAAAAAGGTAGTCTTTATAATCTTGATTGCTTATCTTTGTTTGGGACTAATAGTTTCAATTTGGTTTGGGAAAAGATTTGTGCGCACATTATGAACAATCAATTGGAAAATAGTTTGGGCGCTTTGAACCTTCCAGTGCTTTTAAAAGATGGTTATGATAAAAAGAAAAAATTAATAGATTTAATTGAAAAGCCTTTGTGAACTATTACAGGCAAAGAGGCGAAAAATACTTTAATACCAGATTTGGTATCCATCTTTCAAAATGATGGTAATTATGAATTTATTATATTTGACGCAAAGTATTATAACGCACATTTGGAAGACGGAATTACACCAAGTGGACAACCAGGAATAGAATCAATTACAAAACAATATTTATATCAATTAGCTTATCAAAAATTCATAAATGATCATGAGTTTTCCGCGGTTAAGAATTGTTTTCTTCTACCTTCAGAAAATGATTATATAGAAAATAAAGGTGAAGTAAAACTTGAAATGCTAGAAAATCTTGGACTACAAAATGTTCAAGTAAGATTTATTCCCGCAATAATGGCTTATGATCTATATCTCACAGAAAGAAAAATGGATTTTAATCTTCTAAATCTATAA